One genomic segment of Eikenella corrodens includes these proteins:
- the gmk gene encoding guanylate kinase produces MQGNIFVISAASGTGKTTLIARLLQHHSDIRVSVSHTTRAPRRGEENGKHYHFVSVPEFERMIEEGQFVEYAKVYGNYYGTSTQSLESLTRQGVDVILEIDTQGAEQIRRLLPQAYSIFIAPPSLTTLEQRLRQRAADAPQVIAVRLAEARNEIEQARLFDYLVVNDDLTATEAALLHIIKSQRCRLENQTPFLNELLGSGDNT; encoded by the coding sequence ATGCAAGGCAATATTTTTGTTATTTCCGCCGCCTCAGGCACAGGCAAAACCACGCTGATCGCCCGGCTGCTGCAGCACCATTCCGACATCCGCGTGTCCGTTTCCCACACCACCCGCGCCCCGCGCCGCGGCGAGGAAAACGGCAAACACTACCACTTCGTCAGCGTGCCCGAATTCGAGCGCATGATAGAAGAAGGCCAGTTCGTGGAATACGCCAAAGTGTACGGCAACTACTACGGCACCAGCACCCAAAGCCTGGAAAGCCTCACCCGCCAAGGCGTCGACGTTATCCTCGAAATCGACACCCAAGGTGCGGAACAAATCCGCCGCCTGCTGCCGCAGGCCTACAGCATCTTCATCGCCCCGCCATCTTTGACCACTTTGGAGCAGCGCCTGCGCCAGCGCGCCGCCGATGCCCCGCAAGTGATTGCCGTGCGGCTGGCCGAAGCGCGCAACGAAATCGAGCAGGCGCGCCTATTCGACTATTTGGTGGTAAACGACGACCTTACCGCCACCGAAGCCGCCTTGTTGCACATCATCAAATCCCAGCGTTGCCGTTTGGAAAACCAAACGCCCTTCCTCAACGAACTGCTCGGCAGCGGCGACAACACTTAA
- a CDS encoding bifunctional alpha/beta hydrolase/class I SAM-dependent methyltransferase, with protein MQEQQKHFATQDGTKLFYRYRPAADGSSDKAIVLFHRGHEHSGRMMFVADELGFDDFAYFAWDARGHGHSPGERGDSPSIGTSVADVDDFIRHIQSEYGIKPENICVIAQSVGAVLVSTWLHDYAPKIRCAVLASPAFKVKLYVPFARTGLKIMQKWRGNFFVNSYVKAHYLTHNQERQTSYDNDPLITRAISVRILLGLYEAAERVVADAQAITTPVQLLISGSDWVVHHKPQHDFYNRLSSRIKERHILPGFYHDTLGEQNREIAFVEMRRFIRQRFDNPPLPIDLTQEHLHGDSRREADELATPLPIWSPRGAFWAVYRASLDLGARWSEGLKIGKETGYDSGSTLDYVYRNQPQGSNAFGVAVDKHYLNAIGWRGIRQRKINIGKAIQTASAKLREAGKPVHVLDIASGHGRYVLDALTADTLPDSVRLRDYSPINVEAGRKLIAERGLQDTVTFNEVNAYDRANYQDLQPRPTLGIVSGLHELFADNDLILNSLYGFGDAIETGGYLIYTGQPWHPQLEMIARALTSHKAGSPNWVMRRRSQQEMDQLVEQAGFEKIHQWIDEDGIFTVSLAVKK; from the coding sequence ATGCAGGAACAGCAAAAACACTTCGCCACCCAAGACGGCACCAAACTTTTCTACCGCTACCGCCCCGCTGCCGACGGCTCTTCCGATAAAGCCATCGTGTTGTTCCATCGCGGCCACGAGCATTCCGGCCGGATGATGTTTGTTGCCGACGAACTCGGTTTCGACGATTTTGCCTATTTCGCATGGGACGCGCGCGGTCATGGGCACAGCCCCGGCGAACGCGGCGACAGCCCCAGCATCGGTACTTCCGTTGCCGACGTGGACGACTTTATCCGCCACATCCAAAGCGAATACGGCATCAAGCCTGAAAACATCTGCGTGATCGCGCAAAGCGTCGGCGCGGTATTGGTGTCCACTTGGCTGCACGACTACGCGCCGAAAATCCGCTGCGCCGTATTGGCATCGCCCGCATTCAAAGTCAAACTCTACGTCCCTTTTGCCCGCACGGGTCTGAAAATCATGCAGAAATGGCGCGGCAATTTCTTTGTCAACAGCTACGTCAAAGCCCACTACCTGACCCACAACCAAGAACGCCAAACCAGCTACGACAACGATCCGCTCATCACCCGCGCCATTTCCGTGCGCATTCTGCTCGGTTTATATGAGGCCGCCGAACGCGTCGTCGCCGACGCGCAAGCCATTACCACGCCTGTACAGCTTTTGATTTCAGGCAGCGATTGGGTGGTTCACCACAAACCGCAACACGATTTCTACAACCGCCTGAGCAGCCGCATCAAAGAACGCCATATCCTGCCCGGCTTCTATCACGACACCTTGGGCGAGCAAAACCGTGAAATCGCCTTTGTCGAAATGCGCCGCTTTATCCGCCAGCGTTTCGACAACCCACCCCTACCGATTGATCTGACCCAAGAGCACCTACACGGCGACAGCCGCCGTGAAGCCGACGAACTGGCCACACCTTTACCCATCTGGTCGCCGCGCGGCGCATTTTGGGCGGTTTACCGCGCCTCCCTCGATCTTGGCGCGCGTTGGAGCGAAGGTTTGAAAATCGGCAAAGAAACCGGCTACGACTCCGGCAGCACGCTGGATTATGTGTACCGCAACCAGCCGCAAGGCAGCAATGCCTTTGGTGTGGCGGTGGACAAACATTATCTGAACGCCATCGGCTGGCGCGGTATCCGTCAACGCAAAATCAATATCGGCAAAGCGATTCAGACGGCCTCTGCCAAGCTGCGCGAAGCGGGCAAACCGGTACACGTTCTCGATATTGCGTCGGGACACGGCCGCTATGTGCTTGACGCGTTGACTGCCGACACGTTGCCCGATTCTGTGCGCCTGCGTGATTACAGCCCGATTAACGTCGAAGCCGGCCGCAAGCTGATTGCCGAACGCGGCCTGCAAGACACGGTTACTTTTAACGAAGTCAATGCCTACGACCGCGCCAACTATCAGGATTTGCAACCGCGTCCGACGCTCGGCATTGTTTCCGGTTTGCACGAATTGTTTGCCGACAACGATTTGATTTTGAACTCGCTCTACGGCTTCGGCGATGCGATTGAAACAGGTGGTTACCTGATTTACACCGGACAGCCGTGGCATCCGCAGCTCGAAATGATTGCGCGCGCGCTGACCAGCCACAAAGCGGGCAGCCCCAATTGGGTAATGCGCCGCCGCAGCCAGCAGGAAATGGATCAGTTGGTTGAGCAAGCCGGTTTTGAAAAAATCCACCAATGGATAGACGAAGACGGTATTTTCACCGTTAGCCTGGCAGTGAAAAAATAA
- a CDS encoding phosphatase PAP2/dual specificity phosphatase family protein codes for MKPTLKTSLLKLALVGALFYTSYGLSNHYAASLAYVPEVAFAWERGIPFWAWTIVPYWSLNLMYAAAFFLCRDAGEQNRYVARLVAAQIIATTCFMLFPLHFSWQKPPTDGLWGWLFDSLVAFDLPYNQAPSLHIALSIIVGAFYWTRFPKIRLPILLWQSLIALSVLTTYQHHFIDVPTGALLGWLVLWAIPQYGVSPFKRRDLFVVQPAEQTGYLKTVSCEAKLSSGKAKISPETRSREIKIAMLYLAGAVLSALPALFGGAWLWMLWVSVSLLVVAFAYLTGNAVFQKQADGRLSAAATILLLPYLAGVRLNMAYWLRGKAKTAQVRDDVWIGSISGVAEIQHCGGVFGKKTASAALKMLSRCSTLLRFLPCIYHFLPQKSASQAKSPQPLVISDGLPAVLDVCAEYPRPRYHGAYRTLPLLDMVAPSENDLVQAALLLEALRRQHGKVLTCCALGYGRSASVVLTWLLVYGGCRDLAQATAELKQARPQMVLPQETAKAVEAAAGYLKNFGADQKENP; via the coding sequence ATGAAACCCACCCTGAAAACCTCTCTACTCAAGCTTGCCTTGGTCGGTGCGCTGTTCTACACCAGCTACGGCCTGTCCAACCATTACGCGGCATCGCTGGCCTATGTGCCGGAAGTCGCTTTTGCGTGGGAGCGCGGCATTCCGTTTTGGGCGTGGACGATTGTGCCTTATTGGTCGCTGAACCTGATGTATGCGGCGGCGTTTTTCCTTTGTCGAGATGCGGGCGAACAAAACCGCTACGTCGCACGGCTGGTGGCGGCGCAAATCATTGCTACCACTTGCTTCATGCTGTTCCCGCTGCATTTCAGCTGGCAGAAGCCGCCTACCGACGGACTGTGGGGTTGGCTTTTTGATTCGTTGGTAGCGTTTGACTTGCCGTACAACCAAGCGCCATCGCTGCATATCGCGCTGTCTATCATTGTCGGTGCGTTTTATTGGACGCGATTTCCTAAAATCCGTTTGCCGATTTTGCTGTGGCAAAGCCTGATTGCTTTGTCGGTACTGACGACTTACCAACACCATTTTATCGACGTGCCGACCGGTGCGCTGTTGGGCTGGCTGGTGTTGTGGGCAATACCGCAATACGGCGTATCGCCGTTCAAGAGGCGAGATTTGTTTGTAGTACAGCCAGCTGAACAAACAGGCTACCTGAAAACGGTATCTTGCGAAGCAAAGCTGAGTTCCGGTAAAGCCAAAATCTCCCCCGAAACACGTTCCCGCGAAATCAAAATCGCCATGCTGTATCTGGCGGGCGCGGTATTGTCGGCTCTGCCTGCTTTGTTCGGTGGCGCGTGGTTGTGGATGTTGTGGGTCAGCGTATCGTTATTGGTGGTTGCTTTCGCCTATTTGACCGGCAACGCGGTGTTCCAAAAACAGGCAGACGGCAGGCTGTCGGCGGCGGCAACGATTTTGCTGCTGCCTTATCTGGCAGGCGTGCGGCTGAACATGGCTTATTGGCTGCGTGGCAAGGCGAAGACGGCGCAGGTGCGCGATGATGTGTGGATTGGCAGTATCTCAGGGGTTGCGGAGATTCAGCATTGCGGCGGAGTTTTTGGGAAAAAAACGGCATCTGCTGCGTTAAAAATGCTCTCAAGATGTTCAACCTTGCTGCGCTTTTTGCCTTGCATCTACCATTTTTTGCCACAAAAATCCGCTTCACAAGCTAAATCTCCGCAACCCCTAGTAATTTCAGACGGCCTCCCCGCCGTATTGGACGTATGCGCCGAATATCCCCGTCCTCGTTATCACGGCGCATACCGCACTTTGCCGCTATTGGATATGGTTGCGCCGTCTGAAAACGATTTGGTGCAGGCGGCTTTGTTGCTGGAAGCATTGCGCCGGCAACACGGCAAGGTTCTGACCTGTTGCGCGCTGGGCTACGGACGCAGCGCGTCGGTGGTGCTTACTTGGCTGCTGGTTTACGGCGGCTGCCGGGATTTGGCGCAGGCAACGGCGGAGCTGAAACAGGCCCGCCCGCAGATGGTGCTGCCGCAGGAAACGGCCAAGGCAGTAGAAGCAGCAGCAGGCTACCTGAAAAACTTCGGCGCAGATCAAAAGGAAAACCCATGA
- a CDS encoding CTP synthase, whose amino-acid sequence MTKFIFVTGGVVSSLGKGIAAASIAAILESRGLNVTMLKLDPYINVDPGTMSPFQHGEVFVTEDGAETDLDLGHYERFIDAKLTRANSFSAGQVYENVIAKERRGDYLGGTVQVIPHITDEIKRRIHEGAANKDVAIVEIGGTVGDIESLPFLEAIRQMRSQLGRANTLFVHLSYVPYIAAAGEIKTKPTQHSVKELREIGIQPDVLICRMDRLLPEEERRKIALFCNVEERAVIGCYDADSIYKIPEMLHGQGIDDAICEQLQLNIQQADLTEWRKIVHAIEHPKHTVHIAMVGKYVDLTESYKSLSEALKHAGIHTETKVCITYIDSENIETEGTDCLKNFDAILVPGGFGVRGVEGKIAAARYARENKVPYLGICLGMQIALIEFARHMAGMEGANSTEFDLKTPYPVVALIDEWQTADGAVEKRDEHADLGGTMRLGAQEVALADGSLAAAIYGSTNIKERHRHRYEVNNHFVPALEKAGLVISGVSGGRERLVETIELPQGTHPWFFASQFHPEFTSTPRKGHPLFTSFVKAALQHKE is encoded by the coding sequence ATGACCAAATTTATTTTCGTAACCGGCGGCGTGGTATCTTCCTTAGGGAAAGGTATCGCCGCCGCTTCTATTGCCGCCATCCTCGAATCGCGCGGGCTGAATGTAACCATGCTTAAGCTGGATCCGTATATCAACGTGGATCCCGGCACGATGAGCCCTTTCCAGCATGGCGAGGTATTTGTGACCGAAGACGGCGCGGAAACCGACCTCGACCTCGGCCACTACGAACGTTTCATCGACGCCAAGCTCACCCGTGCCAACAGCTTCAGCGCCGGGCAGGTGTATGAAAACGTGATTGCCAAAGAGCGCCGCGGCGACTATTTGGGCGGCACGGTGCAGGTGATTCCGCACATCACCGACGAAATCAAACGCCGCATCCACGAAGGCGCAGCCAATAAAGACGTGGCTATTGTGGAAATCGGCGGTACGGTGGGCGACATCGAATCGCTGCCGTTTTTGGAAGCCATCCGCCAGATGCGCAGCCAGCTCGGCCGCGCCAACACCCTGTTCGTCCACTTAAGCTACGTCCCCTACATCGCCGCCGCCGGCGAAATCAAAACTAAGCCCACTCAGCATTCGGTGAAAGAATTGCGCGAAATCGGCATCCAGCCCGACGTGCTTATTTGCCGTATGGACAGGCTGCTGCCTGAAGAAGAGCGGCGCAAAATCGCCTTGTTCTGCAACGTGGAAGAGCGCGCCGTAATCGGCTGCTATGATGCCGACAGCATCTATAAAATCCCCGAAATGCTGCACGGCCAGGGCATCGACGATGCCATTTGCGAGCAGCTCCAGCTCAATATCCAGCAGGCCGACCTCACCGAATGGCGCAAAATCGTGCATGCCATCGAGCATCCGAAGCACACCGTACACATCGCCATGGTGGGCAAATATGTGGATCTGACCGAATCCTACAAATCTCTCAGTGAAGCCCTGAAGCACGCCGGCATCCACACCGAAACCAAGGTGTGCATCACCTATATCGACAGCGAAAACATCGAAACCGAAGGCACGGACTGCCTGAAAAACTTCGATGCCATCCTCGTGCCCGGCGGTTTCGGCGTGCGCGGCGTGGAAGGCAAAATCGCCGCCGCCCGCTATGCCCGCGAAAACAAAGTGCCCTATTTGGGCATCTGCCTCGGTATGCAGATTGCGCTCATCGAGTTTGCCCGCCACATGGCCGGCATGGAAGGCGCCAACTCCACCGAATTCGATTTGAAAACGCCCTATCCCGTGGTGGCGCTGATTGATGAATGGCAAACCGCCGACGGCGCGGTGGAAAAACGCGACGAACACGCCGATTTGGGCGGCACCATGCGCTTGGGCGCGCAGGAAGTGGCGCTTGCCGACGGCAGCCTGGCCGCCGCCATCTACGGCAGCACCAATATCAAAGAACGCCACCGCCACCGCTATGAAGTAAACAACCATTTCGTTCCGGCGCTGGAAAAGGCCGGGCTGGTGATCAGCGGCGTATCCGGCGGGCGCGAACGCTTGGTGGAAACCATCGAGCTGCCGCAGGGCACGCATCCTTGGTTCTTCGCCAGCCAGTTCCACCCCGAATTCACTTCCACTCCGCGCAAAGGGCATCCGCTGTTCACCTCGTTTGTGAAAGCTGCCTTGCAGCATAAAGAGTAA
- a CDS encoding lysophospholipid acyltransferase family protein → MKNFLKKQLAWLTDQALYLSVSFLTGVQPKSPHELAFDPQQKVYYANHGSHGDFLLVWISLPRHWRLSARPVAGSDYWLTNKLKRFIIQNVFNALLIPRHSDNPQLITEQMNHALQAGDSLIIFPEGTRNTDENEILLPFKSGIYHLAKSKPDTEFVPIWIDNINRVLPKGKVLPVPLLCEVHIGEPLTLREDEDKEAFLARSREALLALKPSESERSEVRPNKHAEPHQNTGEAS, encoded by the coding sequence ATGAAAAACTTTCTTAAAAAACAACTTGCCTGGCTAACCGACCAAGCATTGTATCTGTCGGTATCCTTCCTCACCGGGGTTCAGCCCAAAAGTCCGCACGAGCTGGCGTTCGATCCGCAGCAAAAAGTGTATTACGCCAATCACGGCAGCCACGGCGATTTCTTGCTGGTGTGGATTTCCCTGCCGCGACACTGGCGGCTTTCCGCGCGCCCCGTGGCCGGCTCGGATTACTGGCTGACCAACAAACTCAAACGCTTCATCATCCAAAACGTCTTCAACGCGCTCTTGATTCCGCGCCACAGCGACAATCCGCAGTTGATTACCGAGCAGATGAACCATGCGCTCCAAGCGGGCGATTCGCTGATTATTTTCCCCGAAGGCACACGCAATACGGACGAAAACGAAATCCTGCTTCCATTCAAATCAGGCATTTACCATCTAGCCAAAAGCAAACCGGATACCGAATTTGTGCCGATATGGATAGACAACATCAACCGCGTCCTGCCCAAAGGTAAAGTGCTGCCCGTGCCGCTGTTGTGTGAAGTCCATATTGGCGAACCGCTGACCCTGCGCGAAGATGAAGACAAAGAAGCCTTCCTCGCCCGTAGCCGCGAAGCCCTGCTGGCCTTAAAACCGTCTGAAAGCGAACGGAGCGAGGTTCGCCCAAACAAACACGCTGAGCCGCACCAAAACACAGGAGAAGCATCATGA
- a CDS encoding NRAMP family divalent metal transporter — protein sequence MSEHHAHASTWKSRINALGPGIMMASAAVGGSHLIASTQAGALYGWQLALIIILTNLFKYPFFRFSAHYTLDMGKSLIEGYAEKSRFYLWVFLILCVASATINAGAVAIVTAAIVKMAIPSLTLDVGAISALIMASCLIILASGRYKALDNVSKIIIVSLTIATVAAAAIAMSRGMQMKPDFIEPTPWTFTALGFLIALMGWMPAPIEISAINSLWVTEKQRLNPSSYRDGIFDFNVGYITSAVLAVVFLALGAYVQYGNGEEVQMAGGKYVSQLINMYAVTIGSWSKPLVAFIAFACMYGTTITVVDGYARAIAEPIRLLRGKDKTGNIELFAWNTWVAGSGLAVIFWFNSAMAELLKFAMITAFLSAPVFAWLNYRLVKGDERHKLTAGMNFLAIIGLIYLTGFTLLFLLNLSGLLDPLK from the coding sequence ATGTCTGAACACCACGCACACGCTTCAACTTGGAAAAGCCGCATCAACGCGCTGGGCCCCGGAATCATGATGGCCTCGGCAGCGGTGGGCGGCTCACACCTGATTGCCTCCACCCAGGCCGGCGCGCTCTACGGCTGGCAGTTGGCACTGATCATTATCCTCACCAACCTGTTTAAATACCCGTTTTTCCGCTTCAGCGCACACTACACGCTGGACATGGGCAAAAGCCTGATTGAAGGCTATGCCGAGAAAAGCCGCTTTTATTTGTGGGTGTTCCTGATTTTGTGCGTGGCATCGGCCACGATTAACGCCGGCGCAGTGGCCATCGTAACCGCCGCCATCGTCAAAATGGCGATTCCTTCGCTAACGTTGGATGTAGGCGCAATCTCCGCGCTGATTATGGCCTCCTGCCTGATTATCCTGGCCAGCGGGCGCTACAAGGCTTTGGATAATGTTTCCAAAATCATCATCGTGAGCCTTACCATCGCCACCGTGGCCGCAGCCGCCATCGCCATGTCGCGCGGCATGCAGATGAAGCCCGACTTTATCGAGCCTACTCCGTGGACATTCACCGCCTTAGGCTTCCTCATCGCGCTGATGGGCTGGATGCCGGCGCCGATTGAAATTTCGGCCATCAATTCGCTATGGGTAACCGAAAAACAACGGCTCAATCCTTCCAGCTACCGCGACGGCATTTTCGATTTCAACGTCGGCTACATCACCAGTGCAGTGCTGGCCGTGGTGTTCCTCGCCTTGGGTGCATATGTGCAATATGGCAACGGCGAAGAAGTGCAGATGGCAGGCGGCAAATACGTGAGCCAGCTAATCAATATGTATGCTGTTACCATTGGCAGCTGGTCGAAACCGCTGGTGGCCTTCATCGCCTTCGCCTGCATGTACGGCACCACGATTACCGTGGTAGACGGCTATGCACGCGCCATCGCCGAACCCATCCGACTGCTGCGCGGCAAAGACAAAACCGGCAATATCGAGCTTTTTGCCTGGAATACTTGGGTGGCCGGCTCCGGATTGGCAGTGATTTTCTGGTTCAACAGCGCTATGGCCGAACTGCTCAAATTCGCCATGATCACCGCCTTCCTCTCCGCCCCCGTGTTTGCCTGGCTCAACTACCGCCTCGTGAAAGGCGACGAACGCCATAAACTCACCGCCGGCATGAACTTCCTCGCCATCATCGGCCTCATCTACCTCACCGGGTTTACCCTGCTGTTCCTGCTAAACTTGAGCGGCCTGTTGGATCCACTGAAGTAA
- a CDS encoding DUF2238 domain-containing protein, with the protein MQKSFPIIPLFLTIFIAALIVWSGINPSDRAVWYAEIIPVSAVFVALIATYRRFRFSNLAYVFMSFWLIMHTIGAHYTFADVPFDWANRLLAPFLGEGRNHFDRVGHYIIGFYAYPMAEWLLRRKLCRVPIALFFSLFFIMSVAAAYEIIEWQYAVIDGGQAGIEVLGSQGDIWDAQKDMLSDTLGALTSLFVFLFTRPDKHLGSQS; encoded by the coding sequence ATGCAAAAATCCTTCCCCATCATCCCCCTCTTCCTCACCATTTTCATCGCCGCACTCATCGTTTGGTCGGGCATCAACCCGTCCGACCGCGCCGTTTGGTATGCCGAAATCATCCCCGTATCCGCCGTATTTGTCGCACTCATCGCCACTTACCGCCGCTTCCGTTTCAGCAATTTGGCTTATGTATTCATGAGCTTTTGGCTGATTATGCACACCATTGGCGCACACTACACCTTCGCCGACGTGCCCTTCGATTGGGCCAACCGCCTACTTGCCCCGTTTTTGGGCGAAGGACGCAACCATTTCGACCGCGTTGGGCACTACATCATCGGCTTCTACGCCTACCCGATGGCCGAATGGCTGCTGCGCCGCAAACTCTGCCGTGTGCCGATTGCCTTATTCTTTTCCCTGTTCTTCATCATGAGCGTGGCCGCAGCTTACGAAATCATCGAATGGCAGTATGCCGTAATCGACGGCGGCCAGGCTGGCATAGAAGTGCTCGGCTCACAAGGCGATATTTGGGACGCGCAAAAAGACATGCTCTCCGACACGCTGGGCGCGCTCACTTCCTTATTCGTCTTCCTGTTCACCCGCCCAGATAAACATTTGGGCAGCCAATCTTAA
- a CDS encoding phosphatidate cytidylyltransferase, with protein sequence MSFANTSSQIITEQTAAHLTPQAGYIFTGVFAVLIFASIIGQWLKRKNGAGNATIANLNARIYAWWLMTLVLLAAFWFGKAGTVVLFFLISFAALREFMTLVYRRRSDYYSMVTCFYLLLPVQYYFVYDGWYGMFSIFIPVYGFLVLPIIASLSGQTAHFLERAAKTQWMAMICIFCLSHVPALMFLNLDGFDSSGNILLLIFLIGVVQASDVLQYVWGKLVGGAKIMPSLSPSKTVSGTVGGILSATALAALMSPITPFSHGQAAAIGFTICLMGFFGGLVMSAIKRDYGVKDWGNMIRGHGGMLDRVDSICFAAPIFFHIVRYYWHG encoded by the coding sequence ATGAGCTTTGCCAACACATCCAGCCAAATCATTACCGAACAAACCGCCGCCCATCTGACCCCGCAGGCAGGCTATATCTTTACCGGCGTGTTTGCCGTATTGATTTTCGCCAGCATCATCGGGCAATGGCTGAAACGCAAAAACGGCGCAGGCAATGCTACCATCGCCAACCTCAACGCCCGCATCTACGCTTGGTGGTTGATGACGCTGGTGCTGCTGGCCGCCTTCTGGTTCGGCAAAGCCGGTACGGTGGTGTTGTTTTTCCTGATTTCGTTTGCCGCCTTGCGCGAATTCATGACCCTCGTTTACCGCCGCCGCAGCGATTATTACAGCATGGTCACCTGCTTCTACCTGCTGCTGCCGGTGCAATATTATTTTGTTTATGACGGCTGGTACGGCATGTTCAGCATTTTCATCCCCGTGTACGGCTTTCTGGTGTTGCCGATTATTGCCAGCCTGAGCGGCCAAACCGCCCATTTCCTCGAACGCGCCGCCAAAACGCAGTGGATGGCGATGATCTGCATCTTCTGCCTCTCCCATGTGCCAGCCCTGATGTTCCTGAATTTGGACGGCTTCGACAGCAGCGGCAATATCCTGCTGCTGATTTTCCTAATCGGTGTGGTACAAGCTTCGGACGTGTTGCAATACGTTTGGGGCAAATTGGTGGGTGGTGCCAAAATTATGCCCTCGCTTTCCCCGTCTAAAACCGTATCCGGCACGGTGGGCGGCATTTTGTCTGCCACCGCGCTTGCCGCATTGATGTCGCCGATTACCCCGTTTAGCCACGGCCAGGCTGCCGCCATCGGTTTCACTATTTGCCTGATGGGTTTCTTCGGCGGGCTGGTGATGTCTGCCATCAAGCGCGACTACGGCGTGAAAGACTGGGGCAACATGATCCGTGGCCATGGCGGCATGCTCGACCGCGTGGACTCCATCTGCTTTGCCGCACCGATTTTCTTCCACATCGTCCGCTACTATTGGCACGGCTAA
- the rpoZ gene encoding DNA-directed RNA polymerase subunit omega codes for MARITVEDCITRIPNHFNLTLAAAYRARQLANGSMPLVDDIRNNKPTVTALREIAAGQIGEEILSRSK; via the coding sequence ATGGCACGTATTACCGTAGAAGACTGCATCACCCGCATCCCCAACCACTTCAATCTCACCCTGGCCGCCGCCTACCGCGCCCGCCAGCTGGCCAACGGCTCCATGCCTCTGGTGGACGACATCCGCAACAACAAACCCACCGTAACCGCCCTGCGCGAAATCGCCGCCGGCCAAATCGGCGAAGAAATCCTCTCCCGCAGTAAGTAA
- a CDS encoding ACP-like domain-containing protein, translating into MKLLSVVTAAALAAVSLSAAAAPGGMVSYTCDNGKQLNVLYEFNRQGKPVSAAVNAAGTQVNLAYNRRQSDSTGTTFSNRRGYSLSAGYIDRNTHTTSDVVGLTAPGGRFVVKNCSPVNASN; encoded by the coding sequence ATGAAACTATTATCTGTTGTTACTGCGGCTGCACTGGCTGCCGTTTCCCTGAGTGCTGCGGCTGCGCCCGGCGGCATGGTTTCCTACACCTGCGACAACGGCAAACAGTTGAACGTGTTGTATGAGTTCAACCGCCAAGGCAAGCCGGTAAGCGCTGCGGTGAATGCCGCCGGTACGCAGGTAAACCTGGCTTATAACAGAAGACAGTCCGACAGCACCGGTACCACCTTCAGCAACCGTCGCGGCTACTCTCTGTCTGCCGGCTACATCGACAGAAACACCCACACCACCTCCGATGTGGTGGGTTTGACCGCTCCTGGCGGCCGTTTCGTGGTGAAAAACTGCTCACCTGTGAACGCCAGCAACTAA